Proteins from a genomic interval of Rosa chinensis cultivar Old Blush chromosome 2, RchiOBHm-V2, whole genome shotgun sequence:
- the LOC112185776 gene encoding probable sucrose-phosphate synthase 1, whose amino-acid sequence MPEGTRMAGNDWINSYLEAILDVGPGLVDDAKSSLLLRERGHFSPTRYFVEEVITGFDETDLHRSWVRAAATRSPQERNTRLENLCWRIWNLARQKKQLEEKEAQRMTKRRLERERGRREATADMSEDLSEGEKGDVVASDVSAHGDSVRGRLPRINSVDAMETFISQQKGKKLYIVLISLHGLIRGENMELGRDSDTGGQVKYVVELARALGSMPGVYRVDLLTRQVSSPDVDWSYGEPTEMLTPLSAEGFEEETGESSGSYIIRIPFGPRDKYIPKENLWPHIPEFVDGALNHVIQMSKVLGEQVGGGKPVWPVAIHGHYADAGDSAALLSGALNVPMLFTGHSLGRDKLEQLLKQGRLSRDEINATYKIMRRIEAEELSLDTSEIVITSTRQEIDEQWRLYDGFDPILERKIRARIRRNVSCYGRFMPRMVVIPPGMEFHHIVPLDGDMDGETEANEDHHPTPADPPIWTEIMRFFTNPRKPMILALARPDPKKNITTLVKAFGECRPLRELANLTLIMGNRDGIDDMSSTSASVLLSVLKLIDKHDLYGQVAYPKHHKQSDVPEIYRLAAKTKGVFINPAFIEPFGLTLIEAAAYGLPIVATKNGGPVDIIQVLDNGLLIDPHDQQSIADALLKLVADKQLWARCRQNGLKNIHLYSWPEHCKTYLSRIASCKTRHPQWQRSDDGAESSESDSPSDSLRDIQDLSLNLKFSMDGERSGISVNENSLESEGSIDRKSKIESAVLAWSKGISRDTRKAGFSEKADHNSSGKFPVLRRRKHVIVIAVDCDTITDLIETTKKIFEATEKERTEGSIGYILSTSLTIIEIRSFLVSGGLGPNDFDAFICNSGSDLYYPSINSDDRPFVVDFYYHSHIEYRWGGEGLRKTLVRWATSTNDKKSGSEEQIVTASEQLSTDYCYAFKVQKPALVPPVKELRKLLRIQALRCHVIYCQNGNRLNVIPVTASRSQALRYLYLRWGVELSKMVVVAGECGDTDYEGLLGGLHKSVVLKGVGSNAISQLHTNRNYPLSDVLAFDSPNVVQTTEGCDSDDIRGALEKLEVVKN is encoded by the exons ATGCCGGAGGGTACCAGAATGGCCGGGAATGACTGGATAAACAGTTACCTGGAGGCGATTCTCGACGTCGGTCCCGGCCTCGTCGACGATGCTAAGTCGTCGTTGCTGCTTAGGGAGAGAGGTCACTTCAGTCCGACGAGGTACTTCGTGGAGGAGGTCATCACCGGCTTCGATGAGACCGATCTCCACCGCTCTTGGGTTCGC GCCGCGGCGACGAGGAGTCCGCAGGAGAGGAACACCAGGTTGGAGAATCTGTGCTGGCGGATTTGGAACTTGGCTCGCCAGAAGAAGCAG CTTGAGGAAAAGGAAGCTCAGAGGATGACTAAGCGTCGTCTTGAAAGAGAAAGGGGCCGCAGAGAAGCTACTGCTGATATGTCGGAGGACTTATCTGAGGGAGAGAAGGGAGATGTAGTGGCGTCTGATGTATCGGCTCATGGTGATAGTGTCAGAGGCAGACTGCCGAGGATTAACTCCGTTGACGCAATGGAGACTTTTATAAGTCAGCAGAAGGGGAAGAAGCTATATATCGTCTTAATAAG TCTTCATGGTCTTATCCGGGGTGAAAATATGGAGCTCGGTCGCGACTCTGATACTGGTGGTCAG GTTAAATATGTAGTGGAACTTGCAAGGGCTTTGGGTAGCATGCCAGGAGTGTATCGAGTTGATCTGCTAACTAGACAAGTGTCATCACCTGACGTAGATTGGAGTTATGGTGAGCCCACAGAGATGCTAACTCCACTAAGTGCAGAAGGTTTCGAGGAAGAGACAGGAGAGAGCAGTGGTTCTTACATCATTCGTATACCATTTGGTCCCAGAGATAAATACATTCCCAAAGAAAACCTCTGGCCACACATCCCCGAATTTGTTGATGGTGCATTGAACCACGTAATACAAATGTCCAAAGTTTTAGGTGAACAAGTCGGTGGTGGGAAGCCAGTTTGGCCAGTTGCCATCCATGGGCATTATGCAGATGCAGGTGACTCTGCTGCCCTCCTATCTGGTGCTTTAAATGTACCGATGCTTTTCACTGGCCACTCACTTGGCAGAGATAAGTTGGAGCAACTTTTAAAACAAGGCCGTCTATCAAGGGATGAAATAAACGCCACATACAAAATAATGCGTCGGATAGAAGCTGAGGAGTTATCCCTTGATACCTCTGAAATAGTTATTACCAGCACTAGACAGGAGATTGACGAGCAATGGCGCTTGTATGATGGATTCGATCCCATACTGGAGCGAAAAATACGAGCCAGGATCAGGCGTAATGTGAGCTGTTATGGCAGGTTCATGCCCCGCATGGTG gtaatTCCTCCTGGAATGGAGTTCCATCATATTGTTCCACTGGATGGTGATATGGATGGTGAAACAGAGGCAAATGAAGACCATCATCCTACTCCTGCAGACCCACCTATTTGGACTGAG ATAATGCGCTTCTTTACCAATCCTCGAAAGCCTATGATTCTTGCCCTTGCTAGACCAGATCCAAAAAAGAACATCACAACTTTGGTCAAAGCGTTTGGAGAATGTCGTCCATTAAGAGAGCTCGCTAATCTT ACATTAATTATGGGTAATCGAGATGGAATTGATGACATGTCAAGCACAAGTGCTTCTGTTCTTCTTTCAGTTCTCAAGCTCATTGACAAACATGATTTGTATGGGCAAGTTGCATACCCCAAACACCACAAGCAGTCTGATGTTCCTGAGATATATCGTCTTGCAGCAAAGACAAAG GGTGTTTTCATCAATCCAGCTTTCATCGAGCCATTCGGACTaacattgattgag GCAGCTGCTTATGGTTTACCTATTGTTGCCACAAAAAATGGCGGTCCTGTTGATATTATACAG GTCCTTGACAATGGTCTTCTTATTGATCCCCATGATCAGCAGTCTATAGCCGATGCTCTTCTGAAGCTTGTTGCAGATAAGCAGCTCTGGGCAAGATGTCGTCAGAATGGATTGAAGAACATTCACCTATACTCATGGCCTGAGCACTGCAAGACTTACCTATCTCGAATAGCCAGCTGCAAAACAAGGCATCCACAGTGGCAAAGAAGTGATGATGGAGCAGAATCTTCAGAATCGGATTCCCCAAGTGATTCCTTGAGAGATATACAGGATTTGTCTTTGAACTTGAAGTTCTCAATGGATGGAGAAAGGAGTGGAATTAGTGTGAATGAGAACTCTTTAGAATCTGAAGGAAGTATTGATAGAAAGAGTAAAATAGAGAGTGCTGTTTTGGCATGGTCAAAGGGTATTTCAAGGGACACGCGGAAAGCTGGTTTCTCAGAGAAAGCAGACCATAACAGTAGTGGTAAGTTCCCAGTGTTGAGGAGGAGGAAACATGTTATTGTCATTGCTGTGGATTGTGATACCATTACAGATCTGATCGAAACCACTAAAAAGATTTTTGAGGCTACAGAAAAGGAAAGGACAGAAGGATCAATAGGGTACATATTGTCAACATCCTTGACCATAATCGAGATACGCTCGTTTCTGGTCTCTGGGGGCTTGGGCCCTAATGATTTTGATGCGTTTATTTGCAACAGTGGCAGTGATCTTTACTATCCATCCATTAATTCAGATGATCGTCCATTTGTGGTTGACTTTTATTACCACTCACACATTGAATATCGCTGGGGTGGAGAAGGGTTGAGGAAGACGTTGGTACGCTGGGcaacttcaaccaatgataagaAGAGTGGGAGTGAGGAACAGATTGTTACTGCATCTGAACAACTTTCAACCGACTATTGTTATGCTTTTAAAGTGCAAAAGCCAGCATTG GTTCCCCCTGTGAAGGAGCTTCGGAAGTTGCTGAGGATTCAAGCTTTGCGGTGCCATGTAATTTACTGTCAAAATGGTAACAGACTGAATGTGATTCCAGTGACTGCATCTCGTTCCCAAGCCCTCAG GTATTTATATTTAAGATGGGGTGTAGAGTTATCAAAGATGGTGGTTGTTGCTGGAGAATGCGGAGACACAGATTATGAAGGGTTGCTTGGAGGGCTGCACAAAAGTGTAGTACTGAAGGGGGTCGGCAGCAATGCAATCAGTCAACTCCACACGAACCGAAACTACCCTCTGTCAGATGTCCTAGCATTTGACAGCCCCAACGTTGTTCAGACAACTGAAGGTTGTGACAGTGATGATATCCGCGGTGCCTTGGAGAAATTAGAGGTTGTCAAGAACTAG
- the LOC112185438 gene encoding heptahelical transmembrane protein 1 isoform X3 — MSPGEGGGGAAVNFRKRSKRRSNNAAGATKDQPQNHEDSCYYQSSSSSSSSASNYESKKKRIRKKKGKGNNNNVRGSSKRFELMSYWELPEYMKDNEFILNYYRADWPVLEALFSVFRWHNETLNVWTHLIGFVLFVGLTMANLWEVPQVADLLGFFNRSTFSAAANVSHNFSAEMNNIASPGDRLSVALWPFYVFLAGSMFCLLSSSICHLFSCHSHPLNVLLLRIDYAGITTMIITSFFPPIYYIFQCDPRWQFIYLGGITLMGICTIITLFSPKLSSSKFRTFRALLFASLGLFGIVPAVHASVVNWGNPKRDITLVYEVAMALFYLTGTGFYITRIPERWRPGCFDLAGHSHQIFHVLVVMGALAHYAAILVMLDWRSTLGCDINITL; from the exons ATGAGTCCCggggaaggaggaggaggagctgcTGTAAATTTCAGGAAGAGATCAAAACGACGGTCAAACAATGCCGCCGGAGCTACGAAAGATCAACCCCAAAACCATGAAGATAGTTGTTATTACCAGTCATCTTCTTCGTCGTCCTCTTCGGCTTCTAATTATGAgagcaagaagaagaggattAGGAAGAAGAAGGGTAAAGGGAACAACAACAACGTTAGGGGGTCGTCGAAACGGTTCGAGCTGATGTCGTATTGGGAGTTGCCGGAATATATGAAGGATAACGAGTTCATTTTGAATTATTACCGAGCTGATTGGCCTGTTCTCGAAGCTCTTTTCAGCGTTTTCCGTTGGCATAATGAAACTCTCAACGTTTGGAC GCATTTGATTGGGTTTGTTCTGTTTGTGGGTTTGACTATGGCGAATTTGTGGGAAGTGCCTCAGGTAGCGGATCTCCTTGGCTTTTTTAACAG GTCCACATTTAGTGCAGCTGCAAATGTTTCCCATAATTTTAGTGCG GAAATGAACAACATTGCATCGCCTGGTGATCGATTGAGCGTGGCACTTTGGCCGTTTTATGTGTTCCTAGCTGGCTCTATGTTCTGCCTTCTCTCCAGCAGCATTTGCCATCTCTTTTCATGCCACTCTCACCCCTTAAACGTCTTGCTCTTGCGCATAGATTACGCAGGCATCACCACCATGATCATCACCTCATTTTTCCCTCCGATTTACTACATCTTCCAATGTGATCCGCGCTGGCAATTCATTTACCTCGGCGGCATCACACTAATGGGAATTTGCACCATCATCACACTGTTCTCCCCGAAGCTTTCTAGCTCCAAATTTAGAACATTTCGAGCTTTGCTTTTTGCTTCACTGGGGTTGTTTGGGATTGTGCCTGCAGTCCATGCCAGCGTTGTGAATTGGGGCAATCCGAAGCGTGATATCACTCTGGTTTATGAGGTTGCCATGGCGCTTTTCTATTTGACAGGGACCGGATTTTACATCACTCGAATTCCCGAGAGATGGAGACCGGGGTGCTTCGATTTGGCAGGTCACAGCCATCAGATTTTTCATGTTTTGGTGGTGATGGGTGCATTGGCTCATTATGCTGCCATACTTGTAATGCTAGACTGGCGAAGCACCTTGGGGTGTGACATCAATATTACTCTGTAA
- the LOC112185438 gene encoding heptahelical transmembrane protein 1 isoform X2, which translates to MSPGEGGGGAAVNFRKRSKRRSNNAAGATKDQPQNHEDSCYYQSSSSSSSSASNYESKKKRIRKKKGKGNNNNVRGSSKRFELMSYWELPEYMKDNEFILNYYRADWPVLEALFSVFRWHNETLNVWTHLIGFVLFVGLTMANLWEVPQVADLLGFFNRSTFSAAANVSHNFSAETTNFVHDLKQITSQEMNNIASPGDRLSVALWPFYVFLAGSMFCLLSSSICHLFSCHSHPLNVLLLRIDYAGITTMIITSFFPPIYYIFQCDPRWQFIYLGGITLMGICTIITLFSPKLSSSKFRTFRALLFASLGLFGIVPAVHASVVNWGNPKRDITLVYEVAMALFYLTGTGFYITRIPERWRPGCFDLAGHSHQIFHVLVVMGALAHYAAILVMLDWRSTLGCDINITL; encoded by the exons ATGAGTCCCggggaaggaggaggaggagctgcTGTAAATTTCAGGAAGAGATCAAAACGACGGTCAAACAATGCCGCCGGAGCTACGAAAGATCAACCCCAAAACCATGAAGATAGTTGTTATTACCAGTCATCTTCTTCGTCGTCCTCTTCGGCTTCTAATTATGAgagcaagaagaagaggattAGGAAGAAGAAGGGTAAAGGGAACAACAACAACGTTAGGGGGTCGTCGAAACGGTTCGAGCTGATGTCGTATTGGGAGTTGCCGGAATATATGAAGGATAACGAGTTCATTTTGAATTATTACCGAGCTGATTGGCCTGTTCTCGAAGCTCTTTTCAGCGTTTTCCGTTGGCATAATGAAACTCTCAACGTTTGGAC GCATTTGATTGGGTTTGTTCTGTTTGTGGGTTTGACTATGGCGAATTTGTGGGAAGTGCCTCAGGTAGCGGATCTCCTTGGCTTTTTTAACAG GTCCACATTTAGTGCAGCTGCAAATGTTTCCCATAATTTTAGTGCG GAGACAACAAACTTTGTTCATGATTTGAAGCAAATAACATCTCAGGAAATGAACAACATTGCATCGCCTGGTGATCGATTGAGCGTGGCACTTTGGCCGTTTTATGTGTTCCTAGCTGGCTCTATGTTCTGCCTTCTCTCCAGCAGCATTTGCCATCTCTTTTCATGCCACTCTCACCCCTTAAACGTCTTGCTCTTGCGCATAGATTACGCAGGCATCACCACCATGATCATCACCTCATTTTTCCCTCCGATTTACTACATCTTCCAATGTGATCCGCGCTGGCAATTCATTTACCTCGGCGGCATCACACTAATGGGAATTTGCACCATCATCACACTGTTCTCCCCGAAGCTTTCTAGCTCCAAATTTAGAACATTTCGAGCTTTGCTTTTTGCTTCACTGGGGTTGTTTGGGATTGTGCCTGCAGTCCATGCCAGCGTTGTGAATTGGGGCAATCCGAAGCGTGATATCACTCTGGTTTATGAGGTTGCCATGGCGCTTTTCTATTTGACAGGGACCGGATTTTACATCACTCGAATTCCCGAGAGATGGAGACCGGGGTGCTTCGATTTGGCAGGTCACAGCCATCAGATTTTTCATGTTTTGGTGGTGATGGGTGCATTGGCTCATTATGCTGCCATACTTGTAATGCTAGACTGGCGAAGCACCTTGGGGTGTGACATCAATATTACTCTGTAA
- the LOC112185438 gene encoding heptahelical transmembrane protein 1 isoform X1, protein MSPGEGGGGAAVNFRKRSKRRSNNAAGATKDQPQNHEDSCYYQSSSSSSSSASNYESKKKRIRKKKGKGNNNNVRGSSKRFELMSYWELPEYMKDNEFILNYYRADWPVLEALFSVFRWHNETLNVWTHLIGFVLFVGLTMANLWEVPQVADLLGFFNRSTFSAAANVSHNFSAQETTNFVHDLKQITSQEMNNIASPGDRLSVALWPFYVFLAGSMFCLLSSSICHLFSCHSHPLNVLLLRIDYAGITTMIITSFFPPIYYIFQCDPRWQFIYLGGITLMGICTIITLFSPKLSSSKFRTFRALLFASLGLFGIVPAVHASVVNWGNPKRDITLVYEVAMALFYLTGTGFYITRIPERWRPGCFDLAGHSHQIFHVLVVMGALAHYAAILVMLDWRSTLGCDINITL, encoded by the exons ATGAGTCCCggggaaggaggaggaggagctgcTGTAAATTTCAGGAAGAGATCAAAACGACGGTCAAACAATGCCGCCGGAGCTACGAAAGATCAACCCCAAAACCATGAAGATAGTTGTTATTACCAGTCATCTTCTTCGTCGTCCTCTTCGGCTTCTAATTATGAgagcaagaagaagaggattAGGAAGAAGAAGGGTAAAGGGAACAACAACAACGTTAGGGGGTCGTCGAAACGGTTCGAGCTGATGTCGTATTGGGAGTTGCCGGAATATATGAAGGATAACGAGTTCATTTTGAATTATTACCGAGCTGATTGGCCTGTTCTCGAAGCTCTTTTCAGCGTTTTCCGTTGGCATAATGAAACTCTCAACGTTTGGAC GCATTTGATTGGGTTTGTTCTGTTTGTGGGTTTGACTATGGCGAATTTGTGGGAAGTGCCTCAGGTAGCGGATCTCCTTGGCTTTTTTAACAG GTCCACATTTAGTGCAGCTGCAAATGTTTCCCATAATTTTAGTGCG CAGGAGACAACAAACTTTGTTCATGATTTGAAGCAAATAACATCTCAGGAAATGAACAACATTGCATCGCCTGGTGATCGATTGAGCGTGGCACTTTGGCCGTTTTATGTGTTCCTAGCTGGCTCTATGTTCTGCCTTCTCTCCAGCAGCATTTGCCATCTCTTTTCATGCCACTCTCACCCCTTAAACGTCTTGCTCTTGCGCATAGATTACGCAGGCATCACCACCATGATCATCACCTCATTTTTCCCTCCGATTTACTACATCTTCCAATGTGATCCGCGCTGGCAATTCATTTACCTCGGCGGCATCACACTAATGGGAATTTGCACCATCATCACACTGTTCTCCCCGAAGCTTTCTAGCTCCAAATTTAGAACATTTCGAGCTTTGCTTTTTGCTTCACTGGGGTTGTTTGGGATTGTGCCTGCAGTCCATGCCAGCGTTGTGAATTGGGGCAATCCGAAGCGTGATATCACTCTGGTTTATGAGGTTGCCATGGCGCTTTTCTATTTGACAGGGACCGGATTTTACATCACTCGAATTCCCGAGAGATGGAGACCGGGGTGCTTCGATTTGGCAGGTCACAGCCATCAGATTTTTCATGTTTTGGTGGTGATGGGTGCATTGGCTCATTATGCTGCCATACTTGTAATGCTAGACTGGCGAAGCACCTTGGGGTGTGACATCAATATTACTCTGTAA